Proteins found in one Candidatus Neomarinimicrobiota bacterium genomic segment:
- a CDS encoding ATP-binding cassette domain-containing protein yields the protein MIINYFKYPVVKQHQTSDCGPACLLSLIRYFGGYAYLDKLRLLCHTDYKGCRLYDLKQAAEKTGLKCSAFRIEKGKYPKVELPVILHCELPEHLAHYVIVYAHKKGRFLIGDPAKGLYWLDQKDLDSLWKSRVLMTVQCVSPYRDPDYLSDGEWLLSYVRKYADHVLQILFCGLISIFAGFFTAFLIRTVTERVIPHQDKQLLLISLVFLACFLLIRSAVSYIRNLLFYRHGKILFKDIFQESIAHFTHLPYSIITRFSTGEMTSRFLDIFRIQSFYQFTLLQGLADAFILAGSLLVMVFFSPFLAGLSTLHVLLLAGILTGFYPRLRKLQNTMLQKGAAFSHELIETMEGMPEISAFGVHTYFIGLNREKYDSFLNRWKEVGLLNSRLFVFSECFLGLFQLLFIGWGIVSVLNEQISFGNWLAAFILTANFIPSLFRLMENALKGAEAREAITRIRDLLVHPVEKCDGKSDDPTSDFSLDLRNCTFQWPKYHPLFEKISFSLRKGSLIQISGDNGTGKTTLVHSILRQYQFCEGDMYWNGKPVMMTDVADYRRHFGLVSQDVKIFNMTLWDNISLGRKPEDYRWLNDMHRDFNWFFQKFEYGLLTILGEGHLRLSGGEKQIVGLLRAIFEEPEVLILDECFNSLDHMTRQWVLKWIKVYAGNHAVILISHDTQITDLAHTVVDLKREYVG from the coding sequence ATGATTATTAACTATTTCAAATATCCTGTCGTGAAACAGCATCAGACTTCGGACTGCGGGCCGGCTTGTCTTTTAAGTCTGATTCGCTATTTTGGCGGTTATGCTTATCTGGATAAGCTTCGTCTATTGTGTCATACTGATTATAAAGGATGTCGATTATATGATTTGAAGCAGGCGGCCGAAAAAACAGGCTTGAAATGTTCCGCGTTCCGGATTGAAAAAGGGAAATATCCGAAAGTTGAGTTGCCTGTCATCCTTCATTGCGAACTCCCGGAACATCTTGCCCATTATGTGATAGTCTATGCTCACAAAAAGGGCCGGTTTTTAATTGGGGATCCGGCAAAAGGTCTTTACTGGCTGGATCAGAAGGATCTGGACTCCCTGTGGAAAAGCAGGGTTTTGATGACTGTGCAGTGTGTTTCCCCTTACCGGGACCCGGATTATTTATCTGACGGGGAGTGGCTTTTATCCTATGTCAGGAAATATGCAGATCACGTTCTTCAAATTCTTTTCTGTGGCTTGATTTCGATTTTTGCAGGTTTTTTCACGGCATTTCTGATCAGGACTGTAACAGAACGTGTTATTCCCCATCAGGATAAACAACTATTATTAATAAGTCTTGTTTTTCTGGCATGTTTTCTGCTCATCAGAAGTGCTGTATCTTATATCCGGAATCTTCTTTTTTACCGGCACGGAAAAATTCTTTTTAAGGATATTTTTCAGGAATCCATTGCCCACTTTACTCATCTTCCATATTCGATTATAACACGATTCAGTACCGGTGAAATGACTTCTCGGTTTCTGGATATTTTTCGGATACAGTCGTTTTACCAGTTTACTCTTTTGCAGGGATTGGCAGATGCTTTTATTTTGGCCGGAAGCCTTCTTGTAATGGTCTTTTTCTCTCCTTTTTTGGCAGGATTATCCACCTTGCATGTTCTGTTGTTGGCCGGGATTTTGACAGGGTTTTATCCCCGGCTTCGAAAACTTCAGAATACTATGCTTCAAAAAGGTGCTGCCTTCAGTCATGAATTGATAGAAACGATGGAGGGAATGCCGGAAATTTCTGCGTTTGGGGTACATACCTATTTTATCGGGCTGAACAGGGAAAAATATGATTCTTTTTTAAACCGGTGGAAGGAAGTGGGGTTGTTAAACAGCCGTTTATTTGTGTTTTCCGAGTGTTTTCTCGGACTGTTTCAGCTTCTGTTTATCGGTTGGGGTATCGTGAGTGTACTGAATGAACAAATATCCTTTGGCAACTGGCTTGCCGCCTTTATTCTCACGGCTAATTTTATCCCCTCCCTTTTCAGATTGATGGAAAATGCTTTAAAGGGGGCTGAAGCCCGGGAAGCGATCACACGGATCCGGGATTTGCTGGTCCATCCTGTGGAAAAATGTGATGGGAAATCCGATGATCCCACCTCGGATTTTTCTCTGGATCTCCGGAACTGCACTTTCCAATGGCCAAAATATCACCCTCTTTTTGAAAAAATCAGTTTTTCGCTCCGGAAAGGATCCCTGATACAGATTTCCGGTGACAATGGGACAGGAAAAACAACCTTGGTCCATTCCATCCTGCGTCAGTATCAATTTTGTGAAGGGGATATGTACTGGAATGGGAAACCTGTCATGATGACGGATGTTGCGGATTACCGGCGGCATTTTGGCTTGGTCAGCCAGGATGTGAAAATTTTCAACATGACACTGTGGGATAATATTTCCCTGGGACGAAAACCGGAGGATTATCGCTGGCTGAATGATATGCACCGGGATTTCAACTGGTTTTTTCAAAAATTTGAATATGGTCTTCTGACGATTCTTGGAGAAGGACACCTCCGGCTCTCCGGGGGAGAAAAGCAAATCGTGGGACTTCTTCGGGCTATCTTCGAAGAGCCGGAGGTCCTGATTCTGGATGAGTGTTTCAATTCTCTGGACCATATGACCCGTCAATGGGTTCTGAAATGGATCAAAGTGTATGCCGGAAACCATGCGGTCATTCTTATCAGCCACGATACCCAGATTACGGATCTGGCTCATACCGTTGTGGACCTGAAAAGAGAATACGTCGGGTGA